In Helianthus annuus cultivar XRQ/B chromosome 9, HanXRQr2.0-SUNRISE, whole genome shotgun sequence, the following are encoded in one genomic region:
- the LOC110879822 gene encoding aldehyde dehydrogenase family 2 member B4, mitochondrial isoform X2, whose amino-acid sequence MATPRISGIISRSLSLSAAIVLVESNINNYLAGNISSLRTAAAALKNPITPPVRINHTQLLINGKFVDSVSGKTFPTLDPRTGQVIANVAEGDAEDINRAVAAARKAFDEGPWPKMTAHERSRVLLRFADLVDKHIDELAALETWNNGKPYEHAAKIDVPGVARLFRYYAGWADKIHGLTVPADGPYNVQTLHEPIGVAGQIIPWNFPLAMLAWKIAPAIVTGNTVVLKPAEQTPLTALYAAKLLHEAGLPPGVLNIVPGYGPTAGAALASHMDVDKIAFTGSTDTGKIVQELAAKSNLKPVTLELGGKSPFIVFEDANIDMAVEQAHMALFFNQGQCCAAGSRTFIHEHVYDEFLEKAKARAQRCTVGDPFQKGIEQGPQIDTEQFEKILRYIRSGIESNATLECGGDRIGSQGYYIQPTVFSNVKDDMLIAQDEIFGPVQTILKFKDVDEVIKRANTTRYGLAAGVFTKNIDTANTLTRALRVGTVWVNCYYVFDVTIPFGGYKMSGYGREKGIYNLHHYLQVKAVVTPLENPAWL is encoded by the exons ATGGCAACTCCAAGAATCTCCGGCATTATCTCCCGCTCTCTTTCTCTTTCGGCTGCAATCGTT TTGGTTGAATCAAACATCAACAATTATCTTGCAGGAAACATATCCAGTTTGAGAACCGCTGCTGCAGCACTTAAGAATCCAATTACGCCACCCGTTCGTATTAACCACACTCAGCTTCTAATCAATGGAAAATTTGTTGATTCAGTATCTG GAAAGACCTTTCCAACGTTGGATCCTCGTACAGGCCAAGTCATAGCCAATGTTGCCGAAGGAGATGCTGAAGATATCAATCGTGCAGTTGCTGCTGCTCGCAAAGCGTTTGATGAAGGCCCATGGCCCAAAATGACTGCTCAT GAGAGATCGCGAGTGCTATTAAGATTTGCTGATTTGGTAGATAAACACATTGATGAGTTGGCAGCGCTTGAGACATGGAACAATGGCAAGCCTTATGAACATGCTGCCAAAATTGATGTACCAGGGGTTGCACGTTTATTTCGATATTATGCTG GTTGGGCGGATAAGATCCATGGGCTAACGGTTCCTGCAGACGGGCCTTATAATGTGCAAACTTTGCATGAGCCCATTGGGGTTGCGGGTCAGATTATTCCATGGAACTTTCCTCTTGCTATGCTTGCTTGGAAAATCGCGCCCGCCATTGTTACTGGCAATACTGTTGTTTTGAAACCAGCTGAGCAAACTCCATTAACCGCTCTTTATGCTGCAAAATTGCTCCATGAG GCTGGTCTTCCTCCTGGTGTTCTTAATATAGTTCCGGGCTATGGCCCGACTGCTGGTGCAGCTCTTGCTAGCCATATGGACGTCGATAAG ATAGCTTTTACAGGATCAACAGATACCGGTAAAATTGTGCAAGAATTGGCTGCAAAAAGCAATCTTAAGCCTGTGACTTTAGAGCTTGGAGGGAAATCGCCTTTTATCGTGTTTGAAGATGCTAACATTGATATGGCTGTAGAACAAGCACACATGGCTCTCTTCTTCAATCAA GGTCAATGTTGTGCCGCGGGTTCTCGTACATTCATTCATGAGCATGTTTATGATGAGTTTTTGGAGAAAGCAAAAGCACGGGCTCAAAGGTGTACCGTTGGTGATCCTTTCCAAAAGGGCATTGAACAAGGCCCTCAG ATTGACACGGAGCAATTTGAAAAAATTCTACGGTACATAAGATCTGGGATTGAAAGCAATGCCACCCTCGAATGTGGAGGTGACAGAATCGGGTCCCAAGGTTATTATATCCAGCCGACTGTTTTCTCAAATGTTAAG GATGATATGCTGATAGCACAAGATGAGATATTTGGTCCTGTTCAAACCATCTTGAAATTCAA GGATGTTGATGAAGTGATAAAAAGGGCCAACACGACACGATATGGACTTGCAGCTGGTGTTTTCACCAAAAACATCGATACTGCAAATACATTGACTCGTGCATTGCGGGTTGGGACCGTTTGGGTGAATTGTTATTATGTGTTTGATGTTACAATCCCTTTTGGAGGGTATAAAATGAGTGGTTATGGAAGGGAAAAGGGTATATACAATCTTCATCACTATTTACAAGTGAAGGCTGTTGTTACCCCGTTGGAAAATCCGGCTTGGTTGTAA
- the LOC110879822 gene encoding aldehyde dehydrogenase family 2 member B4, mitochondrial isoform X1, which translates to MATPRISGIISRSLSLSAAIVVSHVKRNISSLRTAAAALKNPITPPVRINHTQLLINGKFVDSVSGKTFPTLDPRTGQVIANVAEGDAEDINRAVAAARKAFDEGPWPKMTAHERSRVLLRFADLVDKHIDELAALETWNNGKPYEHAAKIDVPGVARLFRYYAGWADKIHGLTVPADGPYNVQTLHEPIGVAGQIIPWNFPLAMLAWKIAPAIVTGNTVVLKPAEQTPLTALYAAKLLHEAGLPPGVLNIVPGYGPTAGAALASHMDVDKIAFTGSTDTGKIVQELAAKSNLKPVTLELGGKSPFIVFEDANIDMAVEQAHMALFFNQGQCCAAGSRTFIHEHVYDEFLEKAKARAQRCTVGDPFQKGIEQGPQIDTEQFEKILRYIRSGIESNATLECGGDRIGSQGYYIQPTVFSNVKDDMLIAQDEIFGPVQTILKFKDVDEVIKRANTTRYGLAAGVFTKNIDTANTLTRALRVGTVWVNCYYVFDVTIPFGGYKMSGYGREKGIYNLHHYLQVKAVVTPLENPAWL; encoded by the exons ATGGCAACTCCAAGAATCTCCGGCATTATCTCCCGCTCTCTTTCTCTTTCGGCTGCAATCGTTGTTTCTCATGTTAAAA GAAACATATCCAGTTTGAGAACCGCTGCTGCAGCACTTAAGAATCCAATTACGCCACCCGTTCGTATTAACCACACTCAGCTTCTAATCAATGGAAAATTTGTTGATTCAGTATCTG GAAAGACCTTTCCAACGTTGGATCCTCGTACAGGCCAAGTCATAGCCAATGTTGCCGAAGGAGATGCTGAAGATATCAATCGTGCAGTTGCTGCTGCTCGCAAAGCGTTTGATGAAGGCCCATGGCCCAAAATGACTGCTCAT GAGAGATCGCGAGTGCTATTAAGATTTGCTGATTTGGTAGATAAACACATTGATGAGTTGGCAGCGCTTGAGACATGGAACAATGGCAAGCCTTATGAACATGCTGCCAAAATTGATGTACCAGGGGTTGCACGTTTATTTCGATATTATGCTG GTTGGGCGGATAAGATCCATGGGCTAACGGTTCCTGCAGACGGGCCTTATAATGTGCAAACTTTGCATGAGCCCATTGGGGTTGCGGGTCAGATTATTCCATGGAACTTTCCTCTTGCTATGCTTGCTTGGAAAATCGCGCCCGCCATTGTTACTGGCAATACTGTTGTTTTGAAACCAGCTGAGCAAACTCCATTAACCGCTCTTTATGCTGCAAAATTGCTCCATGAG GCTGGTCTTCCTCCTGGTGTTCTTAATATAGTTCCGGGCTATGGCCCGACTGCTGGTGCAGCTCTTGCTAGCCATATGGACGTCGATAAG ATAGCTTTTACAGGATCAACAGATACCGGTAAAATTGTGCAAGAATTGGCTGCAAAAAGCAATCTTAAGCCTGTGACTTTAGAGCTTGGAGGGAAATCGCCTTTTATCGTGTTTGAAGATGCTAACATTGATATGGCTGTAGAACAAGCACACATGGCTCTCTTCTTCAATCAA GGTCAATGTTGTGCCGCGGGTTCTCGTACATTCATTCATGAGCATGTTTATGATGAGTTTTTGGAGAAAGCAAAAGCACGGGCTCAAAGGTGTACCGTTGGTGATCCTTTCCAAAAGGGCATTGAACAAGGCCCTCAG ATTGACACGGAGCAATTTGAAAAAATTCTACGGTACATAAGATCTGGGATTGAAAGCAATGCCACCCTCGAATGTGGAGGTGACAGAATCGGGTCCCAAGGTTATTATATCCAGCCGACTGTTTTCTCAAATGTTAAG GATGATATGCTGATAGCACAAGATGAGATATTTGGTCCTGTTCAAACCATCTTGAAATTCAA GGATGTTGATGAAGTGATAAAAAGGGCCAACACGACACGATATGGACTTGCAGCTGGTGTTTTCACCAAAAACATCGATACTGCAAATACATTGACTCGTGCATTGCGGGTTGGGACCGTTTGGGTGAATTGTTATTATGTGTTTGATGTTACAATCCCTTTTGGAGGGTATAAAATGAGTGGTTATGGAAGGGAAAAGGGTATATACAATCTTCATCACTATTTACAAGTGAAGGCTGTTGTTACCCCGTTGGAAAATCCGGCTTGGTTGTAA
- the LOC110879823 gene encoding aldehyde dehydrogenase family 2 member B4, mitochondrial: MAARRFSGVISRSLSLRSLSSSFVSQGNRSSLGREVKGFSTTAALEEPITPPVRVNYTQLLIDGKFVDSASGKTFPTLDPRTGEVLANVAEGDAEDVNRAVAAARKAFDEGPWPKMTAYERSRVLLRFADLLDKHTADLAALETWNNGKPYEQALKIELPTVSRLFRYYAGWADKIHGLTVPADGPYHVQTLHEPIGVAGQIVPWNFPLLMFAWKVGPALATGNTIVLKSAEQTPLTALYAAQLLHEAGLPPGVLNIVSGYGPTAGAALASHMDVDKIAFTGSTETGKIIQELAAKSNLKPVTLELGGKSPFIVCEDANIDRAVELAHFALFFNQGQCCAAGSRTFVHESVYDEFVEKAKARAQRRKVGDPFQKGIEQGPQIDSEQFEKILRYIKSGIESDATLECGGDRFGSKGYYIQPTVFSNVKDDMLIAQDEIFGPVQTILKFKEVDEVIQRANATRYGLASGVFTKNLDTANTLTRGLRAGTIWVNCFDVFDAAIPFGGYKMSGIGREKGIYSLHNYLQVKAVVTALENPAWL; the protein is encoded by the exons ATGGCAGCCAGAAGATTCTCCGGCGTTATTTCCCGTTCTCTTTCTCTTCGTTCTCTTTCCTCTTCATTCGTTTCTCAAG GAAACAGATCCAGTTTGGGAAGAGAAGTGAAAGGATTCAGTACTACTGCAGCACTTGAGGAACCGATCACGCCACCGGTTCGTGTTAACTACACTCAGCTTCTGATTGATGGGAAGTTTGTTGATTCAGCATCTG GGAAGACTTTTCCAACGTTGGATCCTCGTACAGGGGAAGTCTTAGCCAATGTAGCCGAAGGTGATGCCGAAGATGTCAACCGTGCGGTGGCTGCTGCTCGAAAAGCGTTTGATGAAGGCCCATGGCCCAAAATGACAGCTTAT GAGAGATCGCGTGTACTACTAAGATTCGCTGATCTGCTGGATAAACACACTGCTGACTTGGCAGCTCTCGAGACATGGAACAACGGGAAGCCGTATGAACAGGCTCTCAAAATTGAACTCCCAACTGTTTCACGTCTCTTTCGGTACTATGCTG GTTGGGCGGATAAGATCCATGGGCTAACGGTTCCTGCAGACGGGCCTTACCATGTGCAAACTTTGCATGAGCCCATTGGGGTTGCGGGTCAGATCGTTCCATGGAATTTTCCTCTTCTTATGTTTGCTTGGAAAGTTGGGCCCGCTCTTGCTACCGGCAATACTATTGTTTTGAAATCAGCTGAACAAACTCCGTTAACAGCTCTTTATGCTGCACAATTGCTCCATGAG GCTGGTCTTCCTCCTGGTGTTCTTAATATAGTTTCGGGCTACGGTCCGACTGCTGGTGCAGCTCTTGCTAGCCATATGGATGTGGACAAG ATTGCTTTTACCGGATCAACAGAGACCGGTAAAATTATTCAAGAATTGGCTGCAAAAAGCAATCTTAAGCCTGTGACGTTAGAGCTTGGAGGGAAATCGCCTTTTATCGTGTGTGAAGATGCTAACATTGATAGGGCTGTAGAACTAGCACACTTTGCTCTCTTCTTCAATCaa GGTCAATGTTGTGCTGCGGGTTCTCGTACATTCGTTCATGAGAGTGTTTATGACGAGTTTGTGGAGAAAGCAAAAGCACGTGCTCAAAGACGTAAAGTTGGTGATCCTTTCCAAAAGGGCATTGAACAAGGCCCTCAG ATCGACTCTGAACAATTTGAGAAAATTCTACGGTACATAAAATCTGGGATTGAAAGCGATGCCACCCTCGAATGTGGAGGTGACAGATTCGGGTCCAAAGGTTACTATATCCAACCGACTGTTTTCTCAAACGTGAAG GATGATATGCTGATAGCTCAAGATGAGATATTCGGTCCTGTTCAAACCATCTTGAAATTCAA GGAGGTTGATGAAGTGATACAAAGAGCCAACGCGACGCGATATGGACTTGCATCGGGTGTTTTCACCAAAAACCTTGATACTGCAAATACGTTGACTCGTGGATTGCGGGCTGGGACCATTTGGGTGAACTGTTTTGATGTGTTTGATGCTGCAATTCCGTTTGGAGGGTATAAAATGAGTGGTATTGGAAGGGAAAAGGGTATATACAGTCTTCATAATTATTTACAGGTGAAGGCTGTTGTTACCGCATTGGAAAATCCGGCTTGGTTGTAA